A genomic stretch from Chitinophaga agri includes:
- a CDS encoding ThuA domain-containing protein, with the protein MLKQILFFIIICGFTSNSYAQSKALILTGNGNVPVPKGIYPPWVHEFHNEEVIKILHGIVDVDTTSDLLNLNTRYLKQYDLLICNSLFLDPTNDELKAVYDFVAGGKSFMTLHCGMLNFLNWDRYEEFIGGIFIGGPSTDPSVYRVYTSNEELWGYKYRFRDSSEHPVSRAVKDFDTEDELYYFQPSTTNIEVIARAENHPVMWWHPIGKGKVMSLTLGHDIRAKRNPGYQELLKNGTRWLIGYPLIYSDKIPVISDRELIYKDFVNTSIVLDSGLLIHSIDNPDSLYKITSGKDLVLDGKVGSAPFNISVKNKKGHVTAKEVLLSIVRDGTGNIAGYYGNSIQGTASENTNKMFDIRNIIDGDAGSRWSSRNCEQAEVILDLKKEYSLGRMLINWEASYAKHYDVLGSVDGKKWTIIKSVVDGHGGKEVFDISSTNVRFVKLNLKEKATGKRGYSIYEMELFTSLKRGER; encoded by the coding sequence ATGCTTAAACAGATCTTATTTTTCATCATCATCTGCGGCTTTACCAGCAATTCGTACGCGCAATCTAAAGCACTTATCCTGACGGGCAACGGTAACGTACCCGTACCAAAGGGTATTTATCCGCCGTGGGTGCATGAATTTCATAATGAGGAAGTGATAAAGATCCTTCATGGCATAGTTGATGTAGACACTACCTCGGATCTTTTAAATTTAAACACCCGGTACCTAAAACAATACGATCTGCTGATTTGTAATTCCCTGTTTCTTGATCCCACGAATGATGAGTTGAAGGCTGTATATGATTTTGTAGCAGGAGGAAAATCGTTTATGACATTACATTGTGGTATGCTGAATTTTCTGAATTGGGACAGATATGAAGAATTTATAGGAGGGATCTTTATAGGAGGACCATCCACAGATCCTTCGGTATATCGTGTTTATACAAGCAATGAAGAACTCTGGGGATATAAGTATAGGTTCAGGGATTCTTCGGAACATCCAGTATCCAGGGCTGTAAAAGATTTTGACACTGAAGATGAGCTCTATTACTTCCAACCGTCTACGACGAATATCGAAGTGATTGCCAGGGCGGAGAATCACCCCGTGATGTGGTGGCATCCTATAGGAAAAGGCAAGGTAATGAGCCTTACGCTTGGTCATGATATTCGCGCCAAGAGAAATCCGGGGTATCAGGAGTTGTTGAAGAATGGTACAAGATGGTTAATCGGTTATCCGTTAATTTATTCGGATAAAATTCCGGTTATATCTGATAGAGAGCTCATATACAAAGATTTCGTTAACACATCAATAGTATTGGATAGCGGTTTGCTTATTCATTCAATAGACAATCCGGATTCGTTGTACAAAATTACATCAGGAAAAGATTTAGTCCTTGATGGAAAAGTGGGATCCGCCCCTTTTAACATCTCTGTAAAAAATAAGAAAGGACATGTTACGGCTAAAGAAGTACTCCTATCGATAGTCAGGGATGGTACCGGTAATATAGCCGGTTATTATGGTAATTCTATACAAGGTACCGCCTCGGAAAACACCAATAAAATGTTTGATATACGGAATATTATTGATGGAGATGCCGGGAGCAGGTGGTCCAGCCGCAATTGCGAACAGGCGGAGGTGATACTCGACCTTAAGAAAGAATATTCATTAGGCAGGATGCTTATTAACTGGGAAGCCTCTTACGCAAAGCATTACGATGTCTTAGGATCTGTTGACGGTAAAAAGTGGACCATCATAAAATCCGTTGTTGACGGTCATGGGGGAAAGGAAGTATTTGATATCTCTTCAACAAATGTTAGGTTTGTGAAACTGAATTTGAAAGAAAAGGCGACAGGGAAAAGAGGATATTCGATTTATGAGATGGAACTGTTTACATCTCTTAAACGCGGAGAACGCTAA
- a CDS encoding glycoside hydrolase family 30 beta sandwich domain-containing protein, with product MKKVYLRLAAVGMLCIALYACKKNIYESDKAEHTGTTARANESVSIWTTTGSQSQLLQQQGNVTFGPDAGTAATTITVNEGTTYQTIDGFGYTLTQGSAKLISNLSATAQSALLNELFSPSSGIGISVVRIGVGATDLSDYSYTYRDGAAFSLSGPDLTYTIPILKKILAINPAIKVLATPWTAPRWMKTNGSFIGGTLKAENYESYGQYWLDYMNAMRAQGIEIWGITPQNEPLNPHNEPSMTLTKENQLGLINDYIGPKLRGAGFNCKIICYDHNCDNTEFPIYVANNSSYVDGSAFHLYGGSIAAMTTVKNATNKNVYFTEQYTDKNGSFSGDLAWHIQNVVIGSINNWARTVLEWNLVSDSQGGPHTPGGSTVSMGAVTIDGTTITRRVGYYIIAHVSKFVQPGAVRISSNSAGNIQTTAFRNSDGSKVLLAFNNSSSNVSFKVKWGSQSFNYTLPGGTAATFKWSGATTTTAPIGQNITLKGFNNQYVSSENGTQPMNCNRPTASGWETFTVEDAGGGKIALRSQSKYVSSENGTQAITCNRLTVGDWEKFDWVVNADGKISLRGSNGLYISSENGTQAMTCNRPSISGWEAFGVNQ from the coding sequence ATGAAAAAAGTTTATCTCCGGCTTGCCGCTGTGGGCATGCTATGTATTGCATTGTATGCATGTAAAAAGAACATTTATGAGTCTGATAAGGCTGAGCACACGGGTACAACGGCCCGGGCCAACGAATCTGTCAGCATCTGGACAACTACCGGCAGCCAAAGCCAGCTGCTGCAACAGCAAGGTAATGTCACATTCGGTCCGGATGCAGGAACGGCTGCTACAACGATCACTGTAAATGAAGGCACTACCTACCAGACGATCGACGGGTTCGGGTATACGCTCACCCAGGGGAGTGCTAAATTAATCAGCAATCTATCCGCAACGGCCCAAAGTGCATTGTTAAATGAACTCTTCAGCCCCTCCAGTGGTATAGGTATTTCAGTAGTCCGCATAGGCGTAGGCGCCACCGACCTGAGTGACTATTCCTACACCTATCGTGATGGTGCGGCATTCAGCTTATCCGGCCCGGACCTCACATACACCATTCCCATACTGAAAAAGATCCTGGCCATCAATCCGGCGATCAAAGTACTGGCTACGCCATGGACGGCGCCCAGATGGATGAAAACCAATGGCTCATTTATAGGAGGGACCCTGAAAGCTGAAAACTACGAAAGCTATGGCCAATACTGGCTCGATTATATGAACGCCATGAGGGCACAGGGTATCGAGATATGGGGCATAACTCCTCAGAATGAACCATTAAACCCGCATAATGAGCCCAGCATGACGCTTACCAAGGAAAACCAGCTGGGATTGATCAATGACTATATCGGTCCGAAATTAAGAGGCGCTGGGTTCAATTGTAAGATCATCTGTTATGACCATAACTGCGATAACACCGAGTTCCCGATATATGTAGCTAATAACAGTTCCTATGTGGACGGCTCCGCATTTCACCTGTATGGGGGCAGTATCGCTGCTATGACCACGGTAAAAAATGCGACCAATAAGAATGTCTACTTTACAGAACAATACACCGATAAAAACGGTAGCTTTTCCGGCGACCTGGCCTGGCATATCCAGAACGTAGTGATCGGCTCTATAAACAACTGGGCCAGGACTGTACTGGAATGGAACCTGGTCAGTGATTCCCAGGGTGGCCCGCATACACCAGGTGGCAGTACCGTGTCAATGGGTGCGGTAACGATCGACGGTACTACCATTACCAGAAGGGTAGGGTACTACATCATCGCACATGTCTCCAAATTTGTACAGCCCGGCGCTGTTCGTATCTCCTCCAATAGTGCGGGGAACATCCAGACCACCGCATTCAGGAACAGTGATGGCTCAAAGGTATTGCTGGCCTTTAACAACAGCTCTTCCAATGTCTCTTTTAAAGTAAAATGGGGCAGCCAGTCATTTAACTACACGTTACCCGGCGGAACGGCGGCTACTTTCAAATGGTCTGGTGCTACCACGACTACAGCGCCTATCGGGCAAAACATCACCCTGAAAGGGTTTAACAACCAATACGTGAGCAGTGAGAACGGTACACAGCCCATGAACTGTAACCGCCCAACTGCATCAGGATGGGAAACCTTTACTGTCGAAGATGCCGGTGGTGGTAAGATCGCACTGCGCTCTCAGTCCAAATATGTATCGTCCGAGAATGGCACACAGGCCATCACCTGTAACCGGCTGACTGTCGGTGACTGGGAAAAGTTTGACTGGGTCGTGAATGCGGACGGCAAGATCTCGCTGAGAGGAAGCAACGGCCTCTATATCAGCTCTGAGAACGGAACGCAGGCAATGACGTGTAATCGCCCATCCATATCCGGCTGGGAAGCATTTGGTGTTAATCAGTGA
- a CDS encoding omptin family outer membrane protease: MKFILLKGLLLCCCGIVHAQRRTPLLEVEAAGGYQTADLRWSIAGAGSGQSPDILSELKWRAVSGPLVTATVRLPLSGELFIGAEGSKCFITTGTATDTDYADDDRRLPTYHAQLDSDAGNLSAFRLYAGYHFLQRRRMRMTVSAGYAENREALFLLDHAAYVPGQKNLRCTYDTRWKGMTGGIAGRYQVTSWLDITVEVLYSQMRYTALADWNLIAAFQHPVSFQQQASGFDVKAALGAVFRLKGYLSVFVSGVYRRAETGNGTDKLFLESGTVQTTQFNGAFSSAASVTMGTVIRF, translated from the coding sequence ATGAAATTTATACTACTCAAAGGCTTACTACTTTGCTGTTGCGGCATCGTCCATGCACAGCGCCGGACTCCGCTACTGGAAGTGGAGGCTGCAGGTGGTTATCAGACGGCTGATCTGCGATGGTCAATAGCCGGTGCAGGCAGCGGACAATCACCCGATATTCTCTCCGAACTAAAATGGCGGGCAGTGAGTGGCCCCCTGGTTACTGCTACGGTACGGCTGCCGCTCAGCGGCGAATTATTCATCGGAGCAGAGGGATCAAAATGCTTTATCACAACAGGTACGGCTACGGATACTGATTATGCGGACGATGATCGTCGCCTGCCTACCTACCACGCGCAGCTGGATAGTGATGCCGGCAATTTATCCGCCTTCCGCCTGTATGCAGGCTACCATTTTCTGCAACGCAGGCGTATGCGTATGACTGTATCGGCCGGATATGCGGAGAACAGGGAGGCACTGTTCCTGCTCGATCATGCGGCTTATGTTCCCGGACAGAAAAATCTCCGCTGTACCTACGATACCCGCTGGAAAGGGATGACCGGAGGCATTGCAGGCCGATATCAGGTCACCTCCTGGCTGGACATAACAGTGGAGGTGCTGTATAGCCAGATGCGCTACACCGCACTGGCTGACTGGAACCTGATCGCTGCTTTTCAGCATCCGGTCAGTTTTCAGCAACAGGCCAGCGGATTCGATGTAAAGGCGGCTTTAGGGGCTGTTTTCCGGCTTAAAGGCTATTTGTCAGTGTTTGTATCAGGAGTATATCGCCGGGCTGAAACAGGGAACGGCACGGACAAATTGTTCCTTGAATCGGGAACTGTACAGACCACACAGTTTAATGGTGCATTCTCCAGTGCAGCCAGCGTGACGATGGGTACTGTTATCCGGTTTTGA
- a CDS encoding DUF4385 domain-containing protein — protein sequence MPERKPSYLSFNKQSYSWRRDIDYRKNPALYRIGKGEQGVLICEPYKSEILPYWRFKDRSAARESSDKIHELFLGYLQEDDFVGADMARKFLQMGFTRARRYTNYKGGVKYDKSQNYRLNEKGTGDPEKAIAAAIFYEKWKMAEQNPLYKEKKLKWKQREE from the coding sequence ATGCCTGAACGTAAACCGTCATATCTCAGTTTTAATAAGCAAAGCTATTCATGGCGCCGCGATATTGATTACAGGAAAAATCCTGCGTTGTACAGGATCGGAAAAGGAGAGCAGGGAGTACTGATCTGTGAGCCATATAAAAGCGAGATTTTACCCTACTGGCGTTTTAAAGATCGATCTGCCGCCAGGGAAAGTAGCGACAAAATACATGAGTTATTTCTCGGTTATCTGCAAGAGGATGACTTTGTAGGGGCTGATATGGCAAGGAAATTCCTTCAAATGGGATTCACACGCGCAAGACGTTACACGAATTATAAGGGAGGGGTTAAATATGATAAGTCCCAAAACTATCGACTGAATGAAAAGGGCACCGGCGATCCCGAAAAAGCCATCGCAGCTGCCATATTCTATGAGAAATGGAAAATGGCCGAGCAAAACCCTCTTTATAAAGAGAAAAAATTGAAATGGAAACAACGTGAGGAGTGA
- a CDS encoding response regulator — protein MKTKTHKVLIIEDEGDLCLLLNILLEGTGTEVEHVQSIAKAEEYLLHTIPSLIILDNRLPDGFGIDFLGFVKEEHPSIKVIMISGVDAAAQDVALENGADAFLRKPFTKAQLHQAVTELLNKEASVTSAF, from the coding sequence ATGAAAACAAAAACCCACAAAGTATTGATCATTGAAGACGAAGGAGACCTGTGCCTGTTGTTAAACATACTACTCGAAGGTACAGGAACGGAAGTAGAACATGTGCAAAGCATTGCTAAAGCTGAGGAATATCTTCTACACACGATACCTTCTTTAATCATATTAGATAATCGCCTGCCCGATGGCTTCGGTATCGATTTCCTTGGCTTCGTAAAAGAAGAACATCCTTCGATAAAAGTGATCATGATCTCTGGTGTGGATGCTGCCGCCCAGGATGTGGCATTGGAGAATGGCGCTGACGCATTTCTGAGAAAGCCATTCACCAAAGCACAGCTCCATCAGGCAGTTACGGAGTTGCTGAATAAAGAAGCGTCAGTTACATCGGCATTCTAA
- a CDS encoding 7TM diverse intracellular signaling domain-containing protein, protein MACFYVRSTLYLTVIYCCCFLTCLQAQRPAHIDHNTAEYIFTYDEIHWLEDSAGTISFSEVRARDATGAFQPNPYYYPKNFNTRSAYWFKVRLTVSGPAVKNQRLIEFYDQTINDITLYLPAVNGVYTAAHAGAGQPFAARLYRHKNFEFLIPELSAGTYVYYVRIKSLNEINFIMVYRSVERFINYALVEYITYGLFYGMILVFCLYNLLMLLATRLSHYLYYVLYIVSVGVYEMSTDGIAFQFIWPGAPALNEYMYGISLYCMSMFALIFARTLLRVKRQSPALYRLLNWIIIIRTLYFAVCLLLRKEWFIYKFLDLIPLFAAFCSGFIIWYKGFKPARFFVLGNAFLFIGAIVKLITVLGFVKGVSGVVGHYSMVFGFVLEMVLFSFSIGDQVRLFRKEKKQAQDDAFFHMQHNLKLQASVNQQLEEQVAARTRQLEIQSREIQEQAQEIARMNRLLEKDNAALKTNIEKITDARITSAELTFEEFSQKYPDQEKCYQFLADLKWSDGFACRKCGYTNYSKGRKPFSRRCNKCAYEESPMHDTIFENNRIPINKAFYIVYLVFTTKGHISSYQIAEKTGMRQGTCWAYATRVKNLLEMEGVVAKRNKKASWTDLIRKT, encoded by the coding sequence ATGGCCTGCTTCTACGTACGTTCCACGCTGTATCTGACAGTTATTTACTGCTGCTGCTTTCTGACATGCCTGCAGGCACAACGGCCTGCGCATATTGACCACAACACTGCCGAGTATATATTTACCTATGATGAGATCCACTGGCTGGAAGACAGCGCTGGCACGATAAGTTTCAGTGAGGTCAGGGCCAGGGATGCCACCGGCGCATTTCAGCCTAATCCGTATTACTATCCGAAGAATTTTAACACCCGGTCAGCGTACTGGTTCAAGGTGCGGCTAACTGTTTCGGGTCCTGCGGTAAAAAATCAGCGCCTGATCGAATTTTATGACCAGACCATCAATGACATCACGCTCTATCTGCCTGCTGTCAATGGCGTTTATACGGCTGCACATGCCGGGGCAGGTCAACCCTTTGCAGCGCGGCTTTACCGGCATAAGAACTTTGAGTTCCTGATACCTGAGCTGTCGGCCGGTACTTATGTATACTATGTCAGGATCAAATCTTTGAATGAGATCAACTTCATCATGGTATACAGGTCGGTGGAGCGGTTCATTAACTATGCACTGGTAGAATATATCACTTATGGGTTGTTCTATGGTATGATACTGGTTTTCTGTTTATACAATCTGCTGATGCTGCTGGCCACCAGGCTCAGTCATTATCTTTATTATGTGTTGTATATCGTGAGCGTCGGGGTGTATGAAATGAGTACAGACGGCATTGCGTTTCAGTTCATATGGCCGGGTGCCCCGGCACTGAATGAATATATGTACGGTATTTCGCTGTATTGTATGAGTATGTTCGCACTCATTTTTGCCAGAACGCTGCTAAGGGTAAAAAGACAGAGCCCCGCGCTGTATCGGCTGCTCAACTGGATCATCATTATACGGACACTTTATTTCGCGGTTTGCCTGTTGCTCCGCAAAGAATGGTTTATCTATAAATTCCTGGATCTCATTCCGCTATTTGCGGCGTTCTGCTCTGGTTTCATCATCTGGTACAAAGGCTTTAAGCCGGCGCGCTTCTTTGTACTGGGCAATGCATTCCTCTTCATTGGGGCTATTGTAAAACTGATCACAGTATTAGGCTTTGTGAAAGGGGTATCAGGAGTGGTGGGACACTACAGTATGGTCTTCGGCTTTGTCCTGGAAATGGTGCTGTTCTCCTTTTCCATCGGCGATCAGGTCAGGCTTTTCAGGAAGGAGAAAAAGCAGGCCCAGGATGACGCCTTCTTTCATATGCAGCACAACCTGAAGTTGCAGGCATCCGTCAATCAGCAGCTGGAAGAGCAGGTAGCCGCCCGTACCAGGCAGCTGGAGATCCAGTCCAGGGAGATACAGGAACAGGCGCAGGAGATCGCGCGTATGAACAGGTTACTGGAAAAAGATAATGCGGCACTGAAAACAAATATCGAAAAGATCACGGATGCGCGGATCACGTCTGCGGAGCTGACATTCGAAGAGTTCAGCCAGAAGTACCCTGATCAGGAAAAATGTTACCAGTTCCTGGCCGATCTGAAATGGAGTGATGGATTTGCCTGCAGGAAATGTGGCTATACCAATTACAGCAAGGGACGTAAGCCTTTCAGCCGGCGGTGCAACAAGTGTGCGTATGAGGAGTCACCGATGCATGACACGATCTTTGAAAATAACCGGATCCCGATCAATAAGGCATTCTACATCGTCTATCTGGTATTTACGACCAAAGGGCACATCTCTTCTTATCAGATCGCGGAGAAAACAGGTATGCGCCAGGGTACCTGCTGGGCATATGCCACCCGGGTCAAAAATCTGCTGGAGATGGAGGGCGTGGTTGCTAAAAGGAATAAAAAGGCAAGCTGGACGGACCTGATCAGGAAGACATGA
- a CDS encoding MAC/perforin domain-containing protein codes for MQFRHAVKLATFAGILAVTGCAKKEQLSKSETLDRPVTQLSAGDGKNDLLGYGYDATGEYANSSASRFSVINVDALRSAEPLRVEWDLSSTQEGFLTSGENAKSYLEKKSTKVKAGVDVPLFKASVETSFSGTDAFNTKFIYSSYDLVIKQKRVKVNADIALLKQYLQPTFLADIQSKTPAQIVAAYGTHVLTDVILGAKLEVKYQSESIASERTRSSEIGLDVGLKKLFNITAGLNYSYSEEEKNSNINQRLHFRTVGGEPSKAILGTVNLTTGTPTIDITGWQGSSTLDNAELIDFGENGLLPLYEMIEDPVKKDEVRSYIIQYLNDRAAVLVPQKIYVKIEANNIVPHFYFDSYWNDVKVGDQYLVFYSEDRVTPAVFRGNVSFRYNIVHEDGTDIWRLGEIQNWWIQNQHRVFISRAFISAAGNRRHPWAEMMFEILPGNGYEPINIQLDPRP; via the coding sequence ATGCAATTCAGACACGCAGTTAAACTTGCAACTTTTGCAGGCATCCTGGCCGTTACAGGTTGCGCCAAGAAAGAGCAGCTATCCAAATCAGAAACCCTAGATCGTCCTGTCACTCAGCTTTCTGCCGGGGATGGAAAAAACGATCTCTTAGGATACGGTTATGACGCGACCGGAGAATATGCCAATTCCAGTGCATCCAGGTTCTCAGTGATTAATGTAGATGCATTAAGAAGCGCCGAACCACTCCGGGTTGAGTGGGATCTTTCCAGTACGCAGGAAGGCTTTTTAACTTCAGGCGAGAATGCAAAATCTTACCTCGAAAAAAAATCCACAAAAGTGAAAGCCGGTGTGGACGTTCCACTCTTTAAGGCTTCTGTGGAAACGTCATTTAGCGGCACTGATGCTTTTAATACAAAGTTTATTTACAGCAGCTATGATCTGGTGATCAAGCAAAAAAGAGTAAAAGTTAATGCTGATATAGCACTGTTGAAGCAGTATCTACAGCCCACCTTTCTGGCGGACATCCAGAGTAAAACCCCGGCTCAGATCGTTGCTGCTTATGGCACCCATGTGCTAACTGATGTTATACTGGGCGCTAAACTGGAAGTAAAGTATCAATCTGAATCGATAGCCAGTGAAAGAACAAGATCTTCTGAGATAGGTCTCGACGTTGGATTAAAAAAGCTTTTTAATATAACTGCCGGACTTAACTACAGTTACAGCGAAGAAGAAAAAAATTCAAATATTAACCAGCGCCTTCATTTCAGAACTGTGGGCGGAGAGCCTTCAAAAGCAATTTTGGGAACAGTGAATCTCACTACCGGAACACCAACTATTGACATCACCGGCTGGCAGGGAAGTTCGACACTGGACAATGCGGAACTGATAGATTTCGGAGAAAATGGGCTGTTACCACTGTATGAGATGATAGAAGATCCGGTAAAGAAAGACGAAGTCAGAAGCTATATTATACAGTATCTGAATGACCGTGCCGCAGTATTGGTCCCTCAGAAGATCTATGTAAAGATTGAAGCAAATAATATAGTACCACATTTCTATTTTGACTCCTATTGGAATGACGTAAAAGTCGGGGACCAGTATCTTGTATTCTACAGTGAGGATAGGGTTACCCCTGCCGTATTCAGAGGTAACGTTAGCTTCCGGTATAACATCGTGCACGAAGACGGAACCGATATCTGGAGGCTCGGTGAGATACAGAACTGGTGGATTCAGAATCAGCACCGGGTATTTATTTCAAGAGCATTTATTTCAGCTGCAGGCAACAGAAGACATCCCTGGGCGGAAATGATGTTTGAGATCCTGCCGGGAAATGGTTATGAACCTATCAATATCCAGCTGGATCCTCGTCCATAA